From the Phaeodactylum tricornutum CCAP 1055/1 chromosome 24, whole genome shotgun sequence genome, one window contains:
- a CDS encoding predicted protein, whose translation MSTSVVGFLCLLLLALVFGSSGAAPVIAVVSTPTSAVGVPIETVTASAFPKQAADVLRQSIQQQSRNLSSSKQRMHPCPRPSGGHKSTCSRPGPEILAKPQRMFWKAVRDAA comes from the coding sequence ATGAGTACGAGCGTAGTTGGTTTTCTTTGCCTTTTGCTCTTGGCCTTGGTTTTTGGGTCATCCGGAGCCGCTCCCGTCATTGCGGTTGTCTCCACACCAACATCGGCCGTGGGAGTGCCGATCGAGACAGTGACCGCGTCGGCTTTTCCCAAACAAGCTGCCGACGTGCTGCGCCAGTCCATTCAACAGCAATCGAGAAatctgtcgtcgtcgaagcAACGCATGCATCCGTGCCCAAGACCGTCCGGTGGCCACAAATCGACCTGTTCCCGTCCGGGACCGGAAATTCTGGCCAAACCTCAGCGCATGTTTTGGAAGGCCGTCCGCGACGCAGCGTAA
- a CDS encoding predicted protein: MSPIPTSTLLVRGGVVALLASSATLLYQRWTHEPIFVPHPGSLIGRTIVITGGTAGLGLESAKRLAYGGANVVVTARSVEKGEKAVQAVQDYLKESNIPDKPKVSFKVVDLNNLASVKEAANWDDLEQIDVLMNNAGVMGLPELELTKDGLEKQIQSNHLGHFVLTAVLTPKFSDRARIISVSSEAYKFARQGILWEYVWTGSPDYGPWKSYAQSKLANILFTAELQRRIDDAGKSWKAVALHPGVVATNLGRNYFGENLWDRIQADRRTPQWSSHPFQELGVYFLKLGLNTPVQGATTQILLASGAEESPGLYYAKSKPQKVAEFATDPHAAKRFWKESEELSSVVFEISA; this comes from the coding sequence ATGTCACCAATACCGACGTCTACCTTGCTGGTTCGAGGAGGCGTGGTTGCGCTGTTGGCCTCGAGCGCGACACTGCTCTATCAGAGATGGACCCACGAGCCGATCTTTGTGCCACACCCGGGTTCTCTTATTGGTCGGACGATTGTCATTACTGGCGGTACCGCAGGGTTGGGCTTGGAATCAGCCAAGCGCTTGGCGTACGGTGGTGCAAACGTAGTTGTGACCGCACGAAGCGTCGAGAAAGGAGAAAAGGCCGTCCAAGCTGTGCAAGACTACCTGAAAGAGAGCAATATCCCAGACAAGCCCAAGGTCTCTTTCAAAGTTGTGGATTTAAACAATCTTGCGTCCGTAAAAGAAGCGGCAAATTGGGATGATCTTGAGCAAATTGATGTACTCATGAACAATGCTGGTGTTATGGGGTTGCCCGAGCTGGAATTAACAAAGGATGGTTTGGAAAAGCAAATTCAATCCAATCATCTGGGGCACTTTGTGTTGACAGCCGTACTGACCCCAAAGTTTAGCGATAGAGCCCGTATCATTAGCGTCTCGTCGGAGGCTTATAAGTTTGCCAGGCAAGGAATTCTATGGGAGTATGTGTGGACTGGATCTCCCGATTACGGCCCCTGGAAGTCATACGCACAATCCAAACTTGCCAACATTCTTTTCACGGCGGAATTGCAACGTCGCATCGACGACGCGGGAAAGTCTTGGAAAGCTGTTGCGCTCCATCCCGGTGTGGTGGCAACTAATCTGGGACGGAACTATTTTGGAGAAAATCTGTGGGACAGGATCCAAGCCGATAGGCGGACTCCACAGTGGTCGAGCCATCCCTTCCAGGAGTTGGGGGTGTATTTTTTGAAACTTGGTCTCAACACCCCCGTCCAGGGCGCCACGACACAGATTCTGTTGGCGAGTGGTGCCGAGGAGAGTCCAGGTTTGTACTATGCCAAATCCAAGCCACAAAAAGTGGCCGAATTTGCAACCGATCCGCACGCTGCCAAACGGTTTTGGAAGGAAAGTGAAGAATTGTCCAGtgttgtttttgaaatttcGGCTTGA
- a CDS encoding predicted protein, with product MRNKLIRDSTFPFSEFSTMVTPSLAMAVIAFICTGSRVSKPTHLTRLFSTVPYRESTLISSTKSNTVKKIQALLNKRKKRLEQRETVVEGPRMVVDLLKQPQTHHLVRSIFIASDKWEQYYPEILRAVGEDESRLPLTLPVTPPVFAACSDTITPQGILAITEIPIFSLERRDAPQNPLYLVLDGVSDPGNLGTLLRSSVATGVAGVLLLPGSCDPWAPKAIRSAMGTTFQIPVETFENWDECREKLVHLGCNNFWAATMLEDGVGRSHYEVNWLSGPNALIIGSEGNGLTKPIRDDLAVTSPRLKSVYVPMKAGIESLNAAVCGSVILFEYMRQGETNVSTK from the coding sequence ATGCGAAACAAACTAATCCGAGATTCGACGTTCCCATTTTCTGAATTCTCCACGATGGTGACGCCGTCGTTGGCCATGGCAGTAATAGCATTCATTTGCACCGGAAGCCGTGTCTCTAAACCTACGCATCTCACCAGACTTTTCAGTACGGTACCGTATAGAGAAAGCACTCTGATATCGTCCACTAAATCCAATACAGTCAAGAAGATCCAAGCGCTTTTGAATAAACGGAAAAAACGACTAGAGCAACGCGAGACCGTCGTGGAAGGACCTCGGATGGTTGTCGACCTACTGAAACAACCACAAACCCATCATTTGGTTCGAAGCATCTTTATTGCATCAGACAAGTGGGAGCAGTACTATCCTGAAATCCTCCGGGCTGTCGGTGAAGACGAGAGCCGCCTACCACTCACGCTTCCTGTGACGCCACCGGTCTTTGCCGCGTGTAGCGACACCATCACGCCACAGGGAATTCTGGCCATAACGGAAATCCCCATTTTTTCATTGGAGAGAAGGGATGCTCCTCAAAATCCGCTGTATTTGGTCCTCGATGGCGTGTCCGATCCGGGGAATCTGGGAACTCTACTACGCTCAAGTGTGGCGACAGGTGTCGCTGGAGTGTTGCTGCTGCCCGGATCCTGCGATCCATGGGCACCGAAAGCTATTCGATCCGCCATGGGAACGACTTTTCAAATACCAGTCGAAACTTTTGAAAACTGGGATGAATGCCGGGAAAAACTAGTACATTTGGGTTGCAACAATTTTTGGGCGGCTACCATGTTGGAAGACGGAGTCGGCAGGTCCCATTACGAGGTTAACTGGTTGAGTGGGCCAAATGCTTTGATCATTGGAAGTGAAGGAAACGGCCTGACAAAACCGATTCGGGATGACCTAGCTGTCACATCACCAAGGTTGAAATCTGTCTACGTTCCCATGAAAGCCGGTATTGAGAGCTTGAATGCAGCCGTGTGTGGGAGTGTTATTCTGTTTGAATACATGCGTCAAGGGGAAACCAACGTATCCACAAAGTGA